The Phaeacidiphilus oryzae TH49 region GGCGGCGGTGGTGGTCACTTCTGGTCCTCTCGTCGGTCCGGCGGCGGGGCCGGGAAGAGTTCGCAGGAAGGCTCGGGGGCGGCGTCGGCGGCCAGGCTGAGGCGCAGCCGGACGGCGTCCCGGACCTCCTCAAGACGCTCGATCAGCGCGTCCAGCTCGGCGAGCTTGGCGCGGTAGACCTCGCGGGAGGCCGGGCAGGAGTCGCCGGCCGGGTGGCCGGAGCGGAGGCAGTCGACGAACGGCCGGGTCTCCTCCAGCTCGAAGCCGAAGTCCTGGAGCAGCTTGATCTGCTGGAGGATCCGGAGGTCCTCCTCGTCGTAGGCGCGGTAGCCCCGCGAGTCCCGGCGGGAGGTGAGCAGTCCGCGGGACTCGTAGTAGCGCAGCGCCCTGGTCGTGGTGCCGCCGCGTTCGGCGAGTTCGCCGATGCCGATCGTGCCCATGGGGTCCTCGTCCTCCTCCGAGCCGATGGAAGAACCGTAGGCCTTGACGTCGACGTCAACGCCAGCGCGGCGGGAGGGCATCCAGCCAGGGGGCGACCGCGCGGGGGTGGCGGAAGCGGTGGACGGCGAGCGGCCGCTCGCGGGGGGCCGCGGTGCGGCGGGCGATCTCGCGGTGCCGGGGGCCGTGCGAGGACCAGGCGCTCCAGGCCGGGTGGTCCCGGGTGAACCAGGCGGACCAGGTCTCGCGGTTGCCGCCGAACACCGGCTCCCGGGTGAGGCTCCGGCGGAAGGACCGGCGCAGCACCCGGGGCATGACGATCCGGCGCGGGTAGTTCAGCCACAGGACCGTGTCGGCCCGGGACCACAGGAGGTCGCGGACCTCGGGGTAGCCGATGGAGTCGACGACCCAGCCGGGTTCCCCCGCCAGCGCGGAGACCTCCTCGACCAGGCGGGGGTTGACCGCCCATCCCGGGCCGGTGAAGTAGAGGGCGTCCATCTCGTGGTACGGCAGGCCGAGGCGGTCGGCCAGGGCGCGGGCGAGGGTGCTCTTGCCGGAACCGGTCGTTCCGACGACGAGGACTCGTTGCATGCGGGCCGGGCCTCCTCAGGGCTGCGTGACGTCGCGGGGAAATCGTCAGTCGCCTTGCCCGGCGGCCTCATTGAGGGCGTCGAGGAGGAGGCGGAGACGGGGTGCGGTGTGCGAGCCGCGGCGGACGGCGGCCACCACCTGGCGGGTCGGCCGGTCCGCGGGGAGCGGACGGACCGCGACGGCGGGGCGGTGCGGGGCCGTGTCCACCAGGCGCGGGACCAGGGCCACCCCGAGCCCCGCCGCGACCAGGGCGAGGATCGCCGTCCAGTCCGAGGCGGTGTGGGCGGGCTCCGGGCTGAAGCCGGCGGTCGCGCAGGCGGTGAGGGTGATCTCCCGCCAGGGGCCGGCGGCGCCGAAGATCCACGGCTCGTCGGCGAGTTGGGCGAGGCGCAGCGGGGGGCCGGCGTCGCCGCCCGCGGCGGCCAGCGGGTGGCCGGCCGGGAGGGCCAGGTCGAGGGGGTCGGCGAGGAGGGTGCTGCGGGTGAAGCGGCGCCGGGCGGTGGGTCCGGTCGGGGCGCCGGCCGGGGCGAGGGAGAGGCCGAGGTCGATCTCCCCCCGGTCGAGGAGGTCGTAGACCTCGGCGGCCTCGGCCTCGCGGACCTGGACCCGCAGCCCCGGGTGCTCGGCGCGGAGCCGTACCACCGCCGGGGTGACCAGGGCGGGGACGCCGGTGGCGAAGGAGCCGACCCGGATCAGGCCGGTGTCCCCCGCCGTGTAGGCGGCGAGCTCGGCCTCCGCCCGCTCCAGCTCGGCGAAGATCTCGTCGCCGTGCCGCAGCAGCAGGTGGGCGGCCTCGGTGAGGCGGACCCGACGGCCCTGCGGCTCCACCACGGGGCTGCCGATCTGGCGGGCGAGGGCGGCGAGGGACTGGGACACGGCGGAGGGCGTCAGCGACAGCGCCTGGGCGGCGGCCGTCACCGTGCCCTGGCGGTGCAGCTCGCGCAGGATGCGGAACTTGCGGAGGTCCCAGTCGATCATTCAGTTGAGGTTAGCAAAGATCGAGTGATCGGTTAGCTGTCGTGGTCGATGCCTCAGGGGGTAGGGGCGCCGTCTCCTTCAGAGGAGCGGCTGGACGGCGGGGCCGGTCGGATAGCGGCCGAAGTCGTCCGGGACGAGGAGCTGCCAGACGGTGGGGGTGGAGGGGTAGTAGAGCGGGAGGACCGCGAGCTCCTCCGGGTCCTGGACGCGGGTCAGCCGGAGGAGGCGGCCGCCGTCGAGGATGTCGGCGATCTCCATCCCCTCCTCGGGCTGGAGGCCGTCCAGGATCAGCTGGGTGGCGGCGCCGTTGAGGATCCGCCCGGTGTTCGGCGGATCCTGCCCGGTGACCGCCAACTCGTAGTCGCGGCCGGGCCATTGGGCCAGGCCGACGGTGTAGGCGAAGGGCGGGTCGAAGTCGGCCTCGTCCAGGTCGCCGACGGTGTCGAGGGCGTCCGGGTCGTCGGCGTAGGCGTAGGCGGGCGGCGGGCCGGCCGGATGGTCGGCGGGGTACCCGGTCGGGTGGTCGGCGGGATACCCGGCCGGGTGGTCGCTTTGCTGGTCGTAGGCGTGGTCGGAGCAGGTGACCGGGGTGCAGGGGGACACGTACTGGATGGCGTGTCCGTGCTTGGCGATCGTCGCGTTGAGTCGGTCGAGATGACGGCGGTCGATCACGGGAACCTCCCCCCGGGGCTCTCCCCCCGAGGATGTTCGGCTGTGCGCAGGCTCAACGTAGGGCCCGGCTGTGACAGTGCGCGGTCCGGGTCTTCCGAATCGCTCGAACGAGTGATCAGAGTGCTGGTGGGAGGGGTTCAGGAGGTGGCTAGGGTGGTAGTGGCGATCGTCGGGGCAGGGGCCGTGGCGGCGATGCCCGGGTGCTCGTGCGCCGGCGAGGCGGGTCCGGAGGACGCCGGCCGAGTGGGCGTGCGGGCGAGCGGGGCGGCTGCGCGGGTCATGGCGGGTTCCTACCCGGGGGGTGGGGCGTGGCATGCGAAGCCGCTTCGCGGCGGGCTGGGTTCTTGTATTTCCCTACCGGCCCCCTGCCCTCCTACCGGCCCGCCTCTGCCCTCCCCCGCCGGGGCGCCCGCCCTCGGCGCCGCCCGGCTGCCCCGCCGAGTCGCCCGGCGACGTCGGGGGCGCGGGGAACCGCGCGGCCGGCGGCGCGACGCTCTGCCGCACTCGTCCGGGGCCCCTGCGCGAAGAGCCGCCGTTGCCGAGTGCGGGAGCGTTGCGCGCGGGCTGCGCGGTTCCCCGCGCCCCCTGGCTTGCGCCTTCGGCGCTGCGCTTCGGGCCCGCGGCCTCGCTACGGCAGCGTCGCCAGGGTCGAGGCCAGGTCGTCGAGGCCCAGGGAGCCCTGCGAGAGC contains the following coding sequences:
- a CDS encoding AAA family ATPase; the encoded protein is MQRVLVVGTTGSGKSTLARALADRLGLPYHEMDALYFTGPGWAVNPRLVEEVSALAGEPGWVVDSIGYPEVRDLLWSRADTVLWLNYPRRIVMPRVLRRSFRRSLTREPVFGGNRETWSAWFTRDHPAWSAWSSHGPRHREIARRTAAPRERPLAVHRFRHPRAVAPWLDALPPRWR
- a CDS encoding DUF4262 domain-containing protein, whose protein sequence is MIDRRHLDRLNATIAKHGHAIQYVSPCTPVTCSDHAYDQQSDHPAGYPADHPTGYPADHPAGPPPAYAYADDPDALDTVGDLDEADFDPPFAYTVGLAQWPGRDYELAVTGQDPPNTGRILNGAATQLILDGLQPEEGMEIADILDGGRLLRLTRVQDPEELAVLPLYYPSTPTVWQLLVPDDFGRYPTGPAVQPLL
- a CDS encoding MerR family transcriptional regulator; translated protein: MGIGELAERGGTTTRALRYYESRGLLTSRRDSRGYRAYDEEDLRILQQIKLLQDFGFELEETRPFVDCLRSGHPAGDSCPASREVYRAKLAELDALIERLEEVRDAVRLRLSLAADAAPEPSCELFPAPPPDRREDQK
- a CDS encoding LysR family transcriptional regulator — its product is MIDWDLRKFRILRELHRQGTVTAAAQALSLTPSAVSQSLAALARQIGSPVVEPQGRRVRLTEAAHLLLRHGDEIFAELERAEAELAAYTAGDTGLIRVGSFATGVPALVTPAVVRLRAEHPGLRVQVREAEAAEVYDLLDRGEIDLGLSLAPAGAPTGPTARRRFTRSTLLADPLDLALPAGHPLAAAGGDAGPPLRLAQLADEPWIFGAAGPWREITLTACATAGFSPEPAHTASDWTAILALVAAGLGVALVPRLVDTAPHRPAVAVRPLPADRPTRQVVAAVRRGSHTAPRLRLLLDALNEAAGQGD